A stretch of the Aegilops tauschii subsp. strangulata cultivar AL8/78 chromosome 4, Aet v6.0, whole genome shotgun sequence genome encodes the following:
- the LOC109749734 gene encoding dirigent protein 21 codes for MAIHHGVQLMALASLVLVAAVAPATTHLRFYMHDIVTAEAPSAATAVRVVRGLTPLPNDPTNRFGDMYTIDDALTEGPGAASPVIGRAQGFYLFASQTDAALLLSANMLFTAGKHNGSTVAVFARDAILDTVRELPVVGGTGAFRGAAGYGLLRTNTYNATTSNAVLQIDMYLHV; via the coding sequence ATGGCCATCCACCACGGCGTGCAGCTGATGGCACTGGCCTCTCTGGTGCTCGTCGCCGCGGTGGCTCCAGCCACGACGCACCTCCGCTTCTACATGCACGACATCGTGACGGCGGAGGCGCCGAGCGCGGCCACGGCGGTGCGCGTCGTCAGGGGCCTGACGCCGCTGCCCAACGACCCCACCAACCGCTTCGGCGACATGTACACCATCGACGACGCTCTCACGGAGGGGCCCGGCGCGGCGTCGCCGGTCATCGGGAGGGCGCAAGGGTTCTACCTCTTCGCGTCGCAGACGGACGCCGCGCTGCTGCTCAGCGCCAACATGCTGTTCACGGCGGGGAAGCACAACGGCAGCACCGTCGCCGTGTTCGCCAGGGACGCCATCCTCGACACCGTCAGGGAGCTGCCGGTCGTCGGCGGCACCGGCGCCTTCCGCGGAGCTGCTGGATACGGCCTGCTTCGGACGAATACGTACAACGCCACCACCAGCAACGCCGTGCTCCAGATCGACATGTACCTGCACGTGTAG